A stretch of the Polyangiaceae bacterium genome encodes the following:
- the ndk gene encoding nucleoside-diphosphate kinase, with the protein MASQRTLCIIKPDAVEKRVQGHILQRLLDEGFKVVAMRQAHLTRAQAEGFYAVHRERPFFDELCTFMTRGPVVLVALERENAVQHYRDVIGATDPAKAAPGTIRKLYGSNVGENACHGSDSEENGLKECAYFFPGHSLL; encoded by the coding sequence ATGGCGAGTCAGCGAACGCTCTGCATCATCAAGCCCGACGCGGTCGAGAAGCGCGTCCAAGGGCACATCCTCCAGCGCCTGCTCGACGAAGGCTTCAAGGTCGTCGCCATGCGGCAGGCCCACCTGACCCGTGCCCAGGCGGAGGGCTTCTACGCCGTCCACCGCGAGCGTCCCTTCTTCGACGAGCTCTGCACCTTCATGACCCGTGGCCCCGTGGTGCTGGTCGCCCTCGAGCGCGAGAACGCCGTCCAGCACTACCGCGACGTGATCGGCGCGACGGACCCGGCCAAGGCCGCGCCGGGTACCATCCGCAAGCTGTACGGCTCCAACGTCGGCGAGAACGCTTGCCACGGCTCCGACTCGGAAGAGAACGGGCTCAAGGAGTGCGCGTACTTCTTCCCTGGCCACTCCCTGCTCTGA
- a CDS encoding radical SAM protein codes for MEVARRLDLKLGFACNNRCLFCAQGEKRTECAARPPALLLSELRAARPDATGVVLTGGEPTLYKKLLPLVRAARALGFSSVQLQTNGRLLAYRDVLAALVEAGVTEISPSLHGASAAVHDELTRAPGSFAETTRGIANALEAGLPVVTNSVITRRNVELLDELVAYLAGLGVRNAQLAFVHPVGTALERFDEIVPRLSELVEPLRRAERVARERGLRLCTEAVPLCFLRGMQELAVEATIPLTTVSDLDGRLDYSEWRVREGKVQGPPCQACSARERCEGPWREYPERYGWSEMLPFDAPRSGAGSPSR; via the coding sequence GTGGAAGTCGCGCGACGCCTGGACCTCAAGCTCGGCTTCGCCTGCAACAACCGCTGTCTATTCTGTGCCCAGGGCGAGAAGCGAACGGAGTGCGCTGCCCGGCCGCCGGCGCTCTTGCTCTCGGAGCTCCGGGCGGCGCGGCCGGACGCCACAGGGGTCGTCCTGACCGGTGGCGAGCCCACGCTCTACAAGAAGCTCTTGCCGCTGGTGCGGGCCGCTCGGGCGCTGGGCTTCTCCAGCGTGCAGCTCCAGACCAACGGGCGCCTGCTCGCCTACCGAGACGTGCTCGCGGCGCTGGTCGAGGCGGGGGTGACCGAGATCTCTCCGTCCTTGCACGGGGCGAGCGCCGCGGTTCACGACGAGCTCACCCGCGCGCCTGGGAGCTTCGCGGAGACCACGCGTGGGATCGCCAATGCGCTCGAGGCCGGTCTGCCGGTGGTCACCAACAGCGTGATCACCAGGCGCAACGTCGAGCTGCTCGACGAGCTCGTCGCCTACCTCGCGGGCCTTGGCGTGAGGAACGCGCAGCTCGCCTTCGTGCACCCGGTGGGCACGGCGCTCGAGCGCTTCGACGAGATCGTGCCGCGTTTGTCGGAGCTCGTGGAGCCCCTCCGCCGCGCCGAACGGGTCGCGAGGGAGCGTGGCCTCCGCCTCTGCACCGAGGCGGTCCCGCTGTGCTTCTTGCGTGGCATGCAGGAGCTGGCGGTCGAGGCGACCATCCCGCTCACCACGGTGAGCGACCTCGACGGCCGGCTCGACTACTCGGAGTGGCGGGTGCGCGAGGGCAAGGTGCAGGGGCCGCCGTGCCAGGCTTGCTCCGCGCGCGAACGCTGCGAAGGCCCCTGGCGCGAGTACCCGGAGCGCTACGGCTGGAGCGAGATGCTGCCGTTCGACGCGCCGCG
- the hxsB gene encoding His-Xaa-Ser system radical SAM maturase HxsB, with translation MRLLELGVRPRRPGKLVPVRHRKVGGAVLLASHFGDWVFVSEAEHAELMAGKLEEGSELEARLRSRNLLADSLDTVALAERMRRKKSFLRYGPNLHVLVVTLRCNETCVYCHASRAAMDRVDTDMSRETAEKCVDLALRSTAPRITLEFQGGEPLANFPVVQHAIEYALAKNRAYGKELEFTMVSNLSLLNDERLDYLVKNKVQICTSIDGPPTLHDKQRVLAGGSAFQQASGWIRAINQRYADIGLDPTLYHVEALITVTRAALDYPREVVDTYLELGCRALFLRPLDPFGFASETGHKIEYARRSYLDFYREAVDYMLEKNAAGAEILERYAAIFLTKILTGDDPNFLDIRSPCGAGIGQLAYNYDGSLFTCDEGRMLHEMGDDLFLLGKAGETKYREIMTHDTVRAMIAASNLDAQPDCVSCTYAAYCGICPVHNYETQGSLHGRMRESDWCAVHKGIQDYLFDKLRQNDPAVVKTLERWTTARERSHFLQQCASS, from the coding sequence ATGCGCCTACTCGAGCTGGGTGTGAGACCGAGGCGACCCGGCAAGCTGGTGCCCGTGCGCCACCGCAAGGTCGGCGGCGCGGTGCTGCTGGCCTCGCACTTCGGCGACTGGGTGTTCGTCAGCGAGGCCGAGCACGCGGAGCTCATGGCCGGCAAGCTCGAGGAGGGTTCCGAGCTCGAGGCGCGCCTGCGCTCGCGGAACCTGCTCGCGGACTCGCTCGACACCGTCGCGCTCGCCGAGCGCATGCGCAGGAAGAAGTCGTTCCTGCGCTACGGCCCGAACCTGCACGTGCTGGTGGTCACGCTGCGCTGCAACGAGACCTGCGTGTACTGCCACGCCAGCCGCGCCGCCATGGACCGCGTGGACACCGACATGTCGCGGGAGACCGCCGAGAAGTGCGTGGACCTGGCGCTCCGCTCCACCGCCCCGCGCATCACCCTGGAGTTCCAGGGCGGCGAGCCCCTCGCCAACTTCCCCGTAGTGCAGCACGCCATCGAGTACGCTCTGGCCAAGAACCGCGCCTACGGCAAGGAGCTCGAGTTCACCATGGTGAGCAACCTGTCGCTCTTGAACGACGAGCGGCTCGACTACCTGGTGAAGAACAAGGTGCAGATCTGCACCAGCATCGACGGGCCGCCGACGCTGCACGACAAACAGCGCGTGCTGGCCGGCGGCAGCGCTTTTCAGCAAGCATCGGGCTGGATCCGCGCCATCAACCAGCGCTACGCGGACATCGGGCTCGACCCGACGCTGTACCATGTGGAGGCGCTGATCACCGTCACTCGGGCGGCCCTGGACTACCCTCGCGAGGTCGTCGACACCTACCTCGAGCTCGGCTGCCGCGCGCTGTTCCTGCGCCCGCTCGATCCCTTCGGCTTCGCCAGCGAGACGGGCCACAAGATCGAGTACGCGCGGCGGAGCTACCTCGACTTCTATCGAGAGGCCGTGGACTACATGTTGGAGAAGAACGCGGCAGGCGCGGAGATCTTGGAGCGGTACGCGGCCATCTTCCTGACGAAGATCCTGACCGGCGACGACCCCAACTTCCTGGACATCCGCTCGCCGTGCGGGGCGGGCATCGGACAGCTCGCCTACAACTACGACGGCAGCCTCTTCACTTGCGACGAGGGCCGCATGCTGCACGAGATGGGGGACGATCTGTTCCTGCTCGGCAAGGCCGGCGAGACCAAGTACCGCGAGATCATGACCCACGACACCGTGCGGGCGATGATCGCCGCTTCGAACCTGGACGCTCAGCCGGACTGCGTGAGCTGCACCTACGCGGCCTACTGCGGCATCTGTCCGGTCCACAACTACGAGACGCAGGGCTCGCTCCACGGCCGCATGCGCGAGAGCGACTGGTGCGCCGTGCACAAGGGCATCCAAGACTACTTGTTCGACAAGCTCCGGCAGAACGACCCGGCGGTGGTGAAGACCCTGGAGCGCTGGACCACCGCCCGAGAGCGCTCGCACTTCCTCCAGCAGTGCGCGTCGAGCTGA